One Deltaproteobacteria bacterium CG11_big_fil_rev_8_21_14_0_20_42_23 DNA segment encodes these proteins:
- a CDS encoding adenosylhomocysteinase: MGSDYKVKDLGLAEWGRKEIILAEQEMPGLMAIREKYAAKQPLKGARIAGCLHMTIQTAVLIETLQKLGADVRWSSCNIFSTQDHAAAAVAKAGTPVFAWKGETEEEYWWCVEESLKFADGKGPNMLLDDGGDLTQIIYEKYPEMLKEVKGISEETTTGVHRLYQMMEKGLLKTPCINVNDSVTKSKFDNLYGCRESLADGIKRATDIMIAGKVVVVAGYGDVGKGCAQSMKGLGARVLITEIDPINALQAAMEGYEVITMDEACSRGDIFVTATGCYKVITGEHMKKMKDKAIICNIGHFDNEIEMSWFKDHAEVKKMEVKPQVDVYTFEDNHQVIILAEGRLVNLGCATGHPSFVMSSSFTNQCLAQIELFNNTYEVGVHMLPKKLDEEVARLHLRKLGVKLTKLTAEQAEYLSVPVDGPYKPEFYRY; the protein is encoded by the coding sequence ATGGGAAGTGACTACAAAGTAAAAGATTTGGGCCTTGCCGAGTGGGGCAGAAAAGAAATTATTTTGGCCGAGCAAGAAATGCCGGGCCTTATGGCTATTCGCGAAAAATATGCTGCAAAACAGCCACTAAAAGGTGCTCGCATTGCAGGCTGCTTGCACATGACCATTCAAACAGCGGTGCTTATTGAAACGCTTCAAAAACTTGGTGCCGATGTGCGTTGGTCGAGCTGCAACATTTTCTCAACGCAAGACCATGCCGCTGCAGCTGTTGCTAAAGCTGGCACTCCTGTCTTTGCCTGGAAAGGTGAGACTGAAGAAGAATACTGGTGGTGTGTTGAAGAAAGCTTGAAATTTGCAGATGGCAAAGGCCCCAACATGTTGCTTGATGATGGTGGCGATCTTACTCAAATCATTTATGAAAAATATCCAGAGATGCTGAAAGAAGTAAAAGGTATCAGCGAAGAAACTACAACTGGTGTACATCGTTTGTATCAGATGATGGAAAAAGGCTTGTTGAAAACCCCATGCATCAACGTGAATGATTCCGTTACCAAATCAAAATTCGATAACCTTTACGGTTGCCGCGAATCTTTGGCTGATGGAATCAAACGCGCAACAGACATTATGATTGCCGGCAAAGTGGTGGTGGTTGCAGGTTACGGCGATGTGGGCAAAGGTTGTGCGCAATCCATGAAAGGCCTTGGCGCACGAGTGCTCATTACTGAAATTGATCCTATCAACGCACTTCAAGCGGCGATGGAAGGCTACGAAGTAATTACAATGGACGAAGCATGTTCACGCGGAGATATCTTCGTAACCGCAACAGGCTGCTACAAAGTAATTACCGGCGAGCACATGAAAAAAATGAAAGACAAAGCCATCATTTGTAATATCGGTCACTTTGACAACGAAATTGAAATGAGCTGGTTTAAAGATCATGCTGAAGTAAAGAAAATGGAAGTGAAACCACAAGTTGATGTCTACACCTTTGAAGATAATCACCAAGTGATCATCTTGGCAGAAGGCCGCCTGGTGAACCTTGGCTGTGCGACTGGCCATCCATCATTTGTGATGAGCAGCTCGTTCACCAACCAATGCTTGGCGCAAATTGAACTCTTCAACAACACCTATGAAGTTGGCGTTCATATGCTTCCAAAAAAACTAGATGAAGAAGTAGCACGGCTTCACTTACGAAAACTTGGCGTAAAACTGACAAAGCTCACAGCAGAACAAGCCGAATACTTATCAGTTCCCGTTGATGGCCCATACAAGCCAGAGTTCTACCGCTATTAA
- the tolB gene encoding Tol-Pal system beta propeller repeat protein TolB encodes MKRISFFLLFTFISISAHARIYIPVDQASEKPFPIAIADLVGSKGDDVANIIRNDLDLSGYFNVIDPHVFEVRAKQEGITLESIRFSYWNVLETQALVKGSVEAKRGEYDITLRLFDPSTPSLLVEKKYTVTKKNLRMAAHRFSDEIMAALTGIPGPFTTQITFTASDRKNTKNIYLMDFDGENMSRVTNMKESSFASSLSPNGNEIVFTSFQGGQANIYGIKSNGSHLQKLTSSRGSKITPTWSPDGNSILYSSAESGEADLYRMSSKGKNVKRIAAIPGIDLAPSFSPDGQEIVFASEQAGKLHLFKMPSTGGASTRLTYVGYQNDMPAWSPRADKIAFCGRDLGAFDIFIMNPDGSNIQRLTLGTGDNEHPRFSPDGRLITFSSTRHGGSAIYIMRTDGSNQRKVSKGNGILPSWGPRR; translated from the coding sequence ATGAAACGCATTTCCTTTTTTCTTCTTTTCACTTTTATCTCCATTTCAGCCCACGCGCGAATTTATATTCCTGTTGATCAAGCCTCGGAAAAGCCCTTCCCCATTGCAATTGCCGACCTTGTTGGTTCAAAGGGTGACGACGTTGCAAACATTATTCGAAACGACTTAGACCTTTCTGGCTACTTTAATGTGATTGATCCTCATGTTTTTGAAGTAAGGGCAAAACAAGAAGGCATTACCCTGGAAAGCATTCGCTTTAGTTATTGGAATGTCTTGGAAACACAGGCTTTGGTGAAGGGAAGCGTTGAAGCAAAACGCGGAGAATACGATATCACCTTACGCCTCTTTGACCCCAGCACACCAAGCCTTTTGGTAGAAAAAAAATATACCGTCACAAAAAAAAATCTGCGCATGGCAGCGCATCGTTTTTCAGATGAAATTATGGCAGCACTCACTGGAATTCCTGGACCTTTCACCACACAAATTACCTTCACCGCTTCGGATAGAAAAAATACCAAAAATATTTACCTCATGGACTTCGACGGTGAAAACATGAGCCGCGTAACCAACATGAAAGAATCAAGTTTTGCTTCAAGCCTTTCTCCAAATGGAAATGAAATTGTTTTCACTTCTTTTCAAGGTGGACAAGCCAATATTTACGGCATCAAAAGCAACGGCTCACATTTGCAAAAACTCACTTCTAGCCGTGGATCAAAAATCACTCCTACATGGTCGCCCGATGGAAATTCTATTTTGTACTCCTCTGCAGAATCTGGTGAAGCTGATTTATATCGCATGAGCAGTAAAGGTAAAAATGTAAAACGCATCGCGGCCATTCCTGGCATTGATTTAGCGCCAAGCTTTTCTCCCGATGGACAGGAAATTGTGTTTGCATCTGAACAAGCCGGCAAGCTGCACTTGTTTAAAATGCCAAGCACCGGTGGAGCTTCGACACGTCTCACCTATGTAGGCTACCAAAATGATATGCCAGCGTGGTCACCAAGAGCTGATAAAATCGCCTTTTGCGGACGAGACCTTGGAGCTTTCGATATTTTTATTATGAATCCAGACGGAAGCAATATTCAACGGCTTACTTTGGGAACTGGTGATAATGAGCATCCCCGTTTTTCTCCCGATGGAAGGCTGATTACTTTTTCTTCGACACGTCATGGCGGAAGTGCAATCTACATCATGCGAACAGACGGATCGAATCAACGCAAAGTTTCAAAAGGAAACGGCATTCTCCCTTCGTGGGGGCCAAGAAGATAG
- a CDS encoding glycine C-acetyltransferase has product MYQDLQKKLKQELVSIEEAALWKEEWAIYSSQSAVIRAQQGDVINFCANNYLGLANHPQLIAAAKKALDEFGYGTASVRFICGTFSVHEDLEQAITTFMGTEDTILYSSCYEANEGLFETILGEHDAIISDSLNHASIIDGVRLCKAKRYRYENSNMQELETALQKADEEKAVLKLIATDGVFSMDGYIAKLDEICALAKKYNAIVMVDDSHATGFVGKEGRGSPEYCKVMDQVDIITSTLGKALGGAAGGFTTGKKELIQFLRQRSRPYLFSNALPPMIAAATLVALDLIFNSNELRVKLNENTKYFRSGLKQAGLDLLEGEHPIVPVMFYDAKKANDVAKAMLAKGVYVKGFSFPVVPKGKARIRCQVSAAHTREQLDKTIDAFSSVVTKK; this is encoded by the coding sequence ATGTATCAAGACCTTCAAAAAAAACTAAAACAAGAATTGGTTTCCATTGAAGAGGCTGCTTTGTGGAAGGAAGAGTGGGCTATCTACTCTTCGCAAAGTGCCGTCATTCGTGCGCAGCAGGGCGATGTGATAAATTTCTGCGCCAATAATTATCTTGGCCTTGCCAATCATCCACAACTTATTGCTGCTGCAAAAAAAGCTCTTGATGAATTTGGCTATGGAACAGCATCTGTTCGTTTTATCTGCGGAACGTTTTCGGTTCATGAAGATTTGGAGCAAGCCATCACAACATTTATGGGCACAGAAGATACTATTCTCTATTCTTCTTGCTATGAAGCGAACGAAGGGTTGTTTGAAACCATTTTAGGTGAGCACGATGCCATTATCAGCGACAGTTTGAATCACGCCTCTATCATAGATGGCGTGCGGCTTTGCAAGGCGAAGCGTTATCGCTATGAAAATTCAAACATGCAAGAATTGGAAACTGCCTTACAAAAAGCTGATGAAGAAAAAGCTGTTTTAAAACTCATTGCAACTGATGGTGTGTTTTCCATGGATGGCTACATTGCAAAGTTGGATGAAATTTGCGCTTTGGCAAAAAAATACAATGCCATCGTAATGGTGGATGATAGCCACGCCACAGGTTTTGTGGGAAAAGAAGGTAGAGGTTCTCCGGAATATTGCAAGGTGATGGATCAAGTGGACATTATCACTTCAACCTTGGGAAAAGCGCTTGGAGGCGCTGCTGGCGGATTTACAACTGGAAAAAAAGAACTGATTCAATTTTTGCGTCAGCGTTCACGTCCATATCTTTTTTCAAATGCCCTCCCGCCAATGATTGCTGCAGCTACACTTGTTGCCCTTGACCTTATTTTCAACAGTAATGAGCTTCGTGTGAAGCTTAATGAAAATACAAAGTATTTCCGAAGTGGATTGAAACAAGCAGGGCTCGATCTTTTAGAAGGTGAACATCCCATTGTCCCCGTAATGTTTTACGATGCAAAAAAAGCAAATGATGTGGCAAAGGCTATGCTTGCAAAGGGAGTTTATGTAAAAGGCTTTTCTTTTCCAGTGGTGCCAAAAGGAAAAGCTCGCATTCGTTGCCAGGTTTCTGCAGCTCATACGCGGGAGCAGCTTGATAAAACCATTGATGCGTTTAGTAGCGTTGTAACGAAGAAATAA
- the tolR gene encoding protein TolR, which translates to MALISSSSRERRTLSEINITPFVDVMLVLLIIFMVTAPMLQQGLPVNLPEASAPSLKRTKQDVVVTIKNNGTLFLGDDSKTLSMEDLESELKAIYALKENKDLFIKADSDLLYGKVVKIMAIAKKAGASRIGMLTQPERG; encoded by the coding sequence ATGGCTCTTATTAGCTCATCTTCACGAGAACGCAGAACTCTTTCGGAAATTAACATCACTCCTTTTGTGGATGTCATGTTGGTGCTGCTCATTATTTTTATGGTTACGGCACCAATGCTGCAGCAAGGCCTTCCCGTAAACTTGCCTGAAGCTTCGGCTCCCTCGCTAAAGCGCACCAAACAAGACGTTGTGGTTACCATCAAAAATAACGGCACCCTTTTTCTTGGAGATGACAGCAAAACCTTAAGCATGGAAGATTTAGAATCTGAGCTCAAAGCTATTTATGCTTTAAAGGAAAACAAAGACTTATTCATTAAAGCTGACAGTGATTTGTTATATGGAAAAGTAGTAAAGATAATGGCCATCGCAAAAAAAGCGGGAGCCAGCCGAATTGGAATGCTCACTCAGCCGGAGCGAGGATAA
- a CDS encoding L-threonine 3-dehydrogenase yields the protein MCAKEKIMKALSKQTAAPGLTLIDAPTPKPADGQVLIRVMATSLCGTDVHIYNWDEWAASRIAPPLVIGHECAGEVVELGKGVTELKVGDHIAVETHIPCGKCYQCHTGNRHLCQHLQIVGIDRPGSFAEYLSLPALCCVKQEKSLPWKLGAILEPLGNAVYTVDEGNVRGKTVAIFGDGPIGIFSCALARAAGAETVIALGMQPYRLDLMRTFSPDHVINVKDQNAEEAIMSVTTGHGVDVVLEMSGSARAIHDGFAVMKRAGTFVAFGIPSKPVEINFANDLIFKGATLKAINGRKMFETWDHMAELLSSKQIDVSHVITHEFPLENIAEAMSLLNAKEMKCGKIVLNV from the coding sequence ATGTGTGCAAAAGAGAAAATTATGAAAGCGCTTTCCAAGCAAACTGCAGCACCCGGCCTAACCTTAATTGATGCTCCAACTCCAAAACCTGCAGATGGCCAAGTGCTTATTCGCGTAATGGCCACCTCTTTGTGTGGAACGGATGTGCACATTTACAATTGGGACGAGTGGGCTGCAAGCCGCATTGCGCCTCCACTTGTGATTGGCCATGAATGCGCTGGTGAAGTAGTGGAATTGGGAAAAGGTGTTACAGAGTTGAAAGTGGGAGATCACATTGCCGTTGAAACTCATATCCCTTGTGGAAAATGTTATCAGTGTCACACCGGCAATAGGCATCTCTGCCAGCATTTGCAGATTGTGGGCATCGACAGGCCTGGTAGTTTTGCAGAATACCTTTCGCTCCCAGCTTTGTGTTGTGTGAAACAGGAAAAATCTTTGCCGTGGAAACTGGGCGCCATTTTGGAACCGTTGGGAAATGCAGTCTATACTGTAGACGAAGGAAACGTTCGCGGAAAAACCGTTGCCATTTTTGGCGATGGTCCCATTGGAATTTTTTCGTGTGCACTTGCAAGAGCTGCCGGGGCTGAAACCGTGATTGCACTTGGCATGCAGCCGTATCGCCTTGATCTTATGCGCACGTTTTCACCGGATCATGTGATTAATGTGAAAGATCAAAATGCGGAAGAAGCCATCATGTCAGTTACTACTGGCCACGGTGTTGATGTGGTACTGGAAATGAGCGGCTCGGCACGTGCTATTCACGATGGTTTTGCAGTGATGAAACGTGCAGGAACTTTTGTTGCGTTTGGAATTCCCTCAAAGCCAGTAGAAATCAACTTTGCCAACGATCTCATTTTCAAAGGTGCAACGCTTAAGGCCATTAACGGCAGAAAAATGTTTGAAACGTGGGATCACATGGCTGAATTATTAAGCTCGAAGCAAATTGATGTTTCACATGTCATCACACACGAATTCCCACTAGAAAATATTGCAGAAGCAATGTCGCTCTTAAATGCAAAAGAAATGAAGTGCGGAAAAATTGTGCTGAATGTTTAA
- a CDS encoding 6-phosphofructokinase: MFGLSSKKRVGILTGGGDCPGLNAVIRAVVRRALHHDGYEIVGIRNGWKGLVEKDVFTLDREAVRGILVKGGTLLGTSRTNIYKTDELYKKAISNLKSLHLEGLVAIGGEDTLGVAAKLSAEGYNVVGVPKTIDNDLLGTDYTFGFDTAVEIATQAIDRLHTTAESHHRVLVVEVMGRHAGWIAMHSGLAGGADVILIPEKPIDLAEVCDLLNERHKKGVHFSIVVVAEGAKIKEEDGQREVLSSEKRDEFGHVQLGGIGEVLSKSIQKCTGYDTRVTVLGHVQRGGTPTSHDRVLATKFGVAAMDAIHSKHFGVMVALQGKDIVEVPLSTVASGIKTVDDELYEMSKTFWGY; the protein is encoded by the coding sequence ATGTTTGGCTTAAGTTCAAAAAAACGTGTTGGGATATTAACAGGTGGTGGAGATTGTCCAGGCTTAAACGCTGTTATACGTGCAGTTGTGAGGCGAGCACTTCATCACGATGGCTATGAAATTGTGGGTATTCGAAATGGTTGGAAAGGATTAGTTGAAAAAGATGTGTTTACTTTAGACCGAGAAGCAGTTCGAGGAATTTTAGTAAAAGGTGGAACTCTTCTTGGTACTTCGCGCACCAATATCTACAAAACGGATGAACTTTATAAAAAAGCTATAAGTAATTTAAAAAGCCTTCACTTGGAAGGCCTTGTTGCTATTGGTGGAGAGGACACCTTGGGTGTAGCGGCAAAGCTTTCTGCCGAAGGCTACAATGTAGTTGGCGTTCCCAAAACCATCGACAACGATTTGCTGGGAACCGATTACACGTTTGGTTTTGATACGGCAGTTGAAATTGCAACACAAGCTATTGATCGTTTGCACACTACAGCAGAATCACATCACCGCGTGCTTGTGGTGGAAGTGATGGGAAGGCATGCTGGTTGGATTGCGATGCACTCTGGACTTGCGGGTGGTGCCGATGTGATTCTTATTCCCGAAAAACCCATTGATCTTGCAGAAGTTTGCGACTTGCTGAATGAGCGTCACAAAAAGGGAGTGCACTTTAGCATCGTAGTTGTGGCTGAAGGAGCAAAAATAAAAGAAGAAGATGGACAGCGAGAAGTGTTGTCGTCTGAAAAACGTGATGAGTTTGGACACGTTCAGTTGGGTGGAATTGGGGAGGTCTTGTCGAAGTCCATTCAAAAATGCACAGGCTACGATACAAGAGTAACCGTGCTTGGCCATGTGCAACGTGGCGGCACACCTACATCACACGACCGTGTGCTTGCTACAAAGTTTGGTGTTGCAGCGATGGATGCTATTCACTCAAAACATTTTGGAGTGATGGTTGCGTTGCAAGGAAAAGATATTGTTGAAGTTCCACTTTCAACCGTTGCTAGTGGTATCAAAACAGTGGATGATGAACTTTATGAAATGAGTAAAACCTTTTGGGGATATTAG
- a CDS encoding peptidase S41: MKLRAFLLFLFFVLPFSPQANALSEKGYKELHVLTNVLHYAEKNYVRKVDEEELIRGAIRGMLETLDPHSQYMSAEIYKELKVDTRGHFEGVGIEIAVRDGVLTVVAPIKGSPADKKGILPGDQIVRINGKTTRNMTLIEAVKIMRGDRGSKVKLSIRRNEEQNLHEFLLTRQLIKVPNINTDLLEDHYVYASISSFQRSTAKALRKQLERLLKNHDVKGMILDVRGNPGGLLDEGIKVADLFLDQGVIVTTESRGAEVDRFEATSEVTLPNLPLIVLVDGGSASASEIVAGALKDNKRAVVLGVQTFGKGSVQNVLELDDGGALKLTIAQYFTPSGTSIQASGITPDIVISAKRPQEEKRRIRESDLVRHLEVSEDRKVKNDRTVLDDYQKEVALDYLKSWAVFKRAE; the protein is encoded by the coding sequence ATGAAGTTACGAGCTTTTCTTTTGTTTCTTTTTTTCGTCTTACCTTTCTCGCCGCAAGCAAATGCGCTTTCAGAAAAAGGCTACAAAGAACTGCATGTGCTTACCAATGTTTTGCACTATGCAGAAAAAAATTATGTGCGCAAAGTGGATGAAGAAGAACTTATCCGCGGAGCTATTCGAGGGATGCTTGAAACGCTGGATCCTCACTCACAGTATATGTCTGCCGAGATTTATAAAGAGCTGAAAGTTGATACCAGAGGTCACTTTGAAGGTGTGGGCATTGAGATTGCCGTTCGCGATGGAGTGCTTACGGTAGTTGCTCCCATCAAAGGAAGTCCGGCCGATAAAAAAGGCATTCTTCCAGGCGATCAAATTGTACGCATCAACGGAAAAACTACTCGCAATATGACTTTAATTGAAGCGGTTAAAATTATGCGAGGTGACCGTGGTTCAAAAGTGAAATTATCGATTCGCAGAAATGAAGAACAAAATCTGCATGAATTTTTACTGACACGTCAGTTGATTAAAGTGCCAAATATCAACACCGATTTGCTTGAAGACCATTATGTCTATGCAAGCATTTCCAGTTTTCAACGTTCAACCGCAAAAGCTTTACGCAAACAACTAGAACGTCTGCTGAAAAATCACGACGTAAAAGGAATGATTCTCGATGTACGCGGAAATCCTGGAGGCTTGTTGGATGAGGGAATTAAAGTTGCGGATTTGTTTCTCGATCAAGGTGTCATTGTAACCACCGAAAGCAGAGGTGCAGAAGTTGATAGGTTTGAAGCCACAAGCGAAGTGACATTACCAAACTTGCCTTTGATTGTTTTGGTGGATGGTGGATCAGCATCGGCTTCTGAAATTGTGGCAGGCGCTTTGAAGGACAATAAACGAGCGGTAGTTTTGGGAGTGCAAACCTTTGGAAAAGGTTCGGTACAAAACGTACTGGAACTTGATGATGGTGGAGCCCTCAAACTCACTATTGCTCAATATTTCACGCCATCGGGAACTTCAATTCAAGCTTCAGGAATTACGCCAGATATTGTTATTTCTGCAAAACGTCCTCAAGAAGAAAAACGCCGCATTCGCGAAAGTGATTTAGTTCGTCATCTTGAAGTTTCAGAAGACAGAAAAGTGAAAAACGATCGCACTGTTTTAGATGACTATCAAAAAGAAGTTGCACTTGATTATTTAAAAAGTTGGGCAGTCTTTAAAAGAGCAGAATAA
- a CDS encoding glutamate racemase — protein sequence MSYRFRLQLSTCFSFFMLHISRMLSDSRPIAVFDSGIGGLTVVAALMEALPQESFVYLGDTARLPYGNKTPETLIKYSLEIAQFLLKQNVKAIVVACNTASAYALSHLQAAFDVPVLGVIEPGAKAALRVTRSKHIGVIGTYGTIKSNAYEQAITALDKAAKVYSQACPLFVPLVEEAWLEEEASELIARKYLSAFDEYPLDTLVLGCTHYPLLIPLLRKVIGEKVRLVSSAAACAEELKELLQEKALLADVHKKTCRILTTDHNTWLESLVDKILPADLNAKIETVSL from the coding sequence TTGAGTTATAGATTTCGGCTTCAACTTTCCACTTGCTTTTCTTTTTTCATGCTTCATATATCGCGCATGTTATCTGACTCTCGTCCCATTGCAGTTTTCGACTCCGGCATCGGCGGACTTACGGTGGTAGCGGCTTTGATGGAAGCGCTTCCGCAAGAATCTTTTGTGTATCTTGGTGATACCGCCAGGCTTCCATACGGAAACAAAACTCCTGAAACGCTCATAAAATATTCGCTCGAAATTGCTCAATTTCTTTTGAAGCAAAACGTGAAAGCCATAGTGGTGGCGTGTAACACGGCATCGGCGTATGCGCTTTCGCACCTTCAAGCTGCCTTCGACGTTCCGGTTTTGGGTGTGATAGAGCCTGGTGCCAAGGCGGCCCTAAGAGTAACGCGCTCAAAACACATCGGCGTCATTGGAACGTACGGCACCATCAAAAGTAATGCCTACGAACAGGCCATCACCGCCTTGGATAAAGCCGCAAAAGTTTATTCACAAGCATGTCCTTTGTTTGTGCCGCTTGTAGAAGAAGCATGGCTTGAAGAAGAGGCCAGCGAATTGATTGCACGCAAGTATTTGAGCGCCTTTGACGAATATCCTCTGGATACTTTAGTTTTGGGTTGCACTCATTATCCTCTCTTAATTCCACTTTTACGCAAAGTGATTGGGGAAAAGGTAAGGTTAGTAAGTTCGGCGGCGGCTTGTGCAGAAGAGCTGAAGGAATTGTTACAGGAAAAGGCTTTGTTGGCTGATGTCCACAAAAAAACTTGTCGCATTTTAACCACCGATCACAACACTTGGCTTGAATCACTAGTGGATAAAATCCTCCCAGCAGATCTGAACGCAAAGATAGAAACAGTATCACTCTAA
- a CDS encoding Tol-Pal system subunit TolQ produces MLSTLALLAQTAQTEATEAVQQVSQNHSILALMWNANIVVKLTLLLLIIFSIVCWAIIGSKYKQIKRYQSSSKDFFKLFWDAPSIADLIEKKKFNRSPAFSIFKSGVDSLREHKNDGFMIERDIKQSLEEQIETMEYGVPFLATTASAAPFIGLFGTVWGILQAFWEIGKTGASSLAIVGPYIAEALIATAIGLAAAIPAAIFYNFYSNRIRLMTKRLEDFSVAFLNRMNKEYFS; encoded by the coding sequence ATGTTGTCTACACTCGCGCTTCTCGCGCAAACAGCACAAACAGAAGCCACCGAGGCTGTTCAGCAAGTCAGCCAAAACCACAGCATCCTTGCGCTTATGTGGAATGCTAATATCGTGGTGAAACTCACACTTTTGTTGCTTATTATTTTTTCAATTGTGTGCTGGGCCATCATCGGCAGCAAATACAAGCAAATAAAGCGTTACCAGTCCTCATCAAAAGATTTCTTCAAGCTTTTTTGGGATGCTCCAAGCATTGCTGATCTTATCGAAAAGAAAAAATTTAACCGTAGCCCTGCTTTTTCCATTTTCAAATCTGGCGTCGATTCCCTTCGTGAACACAAAAATGATGGCTTCATGATCGAGCGCGATATCAAGCAAAGTTTGGAAGAACAAATCGAAACCATGGAATACGGCGTTCCCTTTTTGGCCACCACCGCAAGTGCCGCTCCTTTCATTGGATTGTTTGGAACCGTGTGGGGGATTCTTCAAGCTTTTTGGGAAATTGGAAAAACGGGTGCATCAAGTCTTGCCATTGTAGGCCCTTACATTGCTGAAGCGCTGATAGCCACTGCCATTGGACTTGCGGCGGCCATCCCTGCTGCAATTTTTTACAACTTTTACTCAAACCGCATTCGCTTGATGACAAAACGCTTAGAAGATTTCTCGGTGGCGTTTCTCAATCGCATGAACAAAGAATATTTTTCTTAG